One Nitrospirae bacterium YQR-1 DNA window includes the following coding sequences:
- a CDS encoding tetratricopeptide repeat protein, with amino-acid sequence MKKVIIFATFCIVVFSMAVVAAASESNPETAVEYFKRGVDYAQRGDYDKAIADFTKIIEINPKYALAYRNRALVWFSKKDYDKAIADFTKAIEINPAFAEGYHGRALVYDAMKEHDKAKADYAKAAEIDGTQ; translated from the coding sequence ATGAAAAAAGTAATCATCTTTGCTACATTTTGTATAGTGGTTTTTTCAATGGCTGTTGTTGCCGCCGCTTCCGAGTCAAATCCTGAGACTGCTGTAGAGTATTTCAAGCGTGGAGTTGACTATGCGCAGAGGGGTGATTATGATAAGGCCATCGCCGATTTCACCAAAATTATTGAAATAAACCCAAAGTATGCTTTAGCATACCGTAACCGCGCACTGGTTTGGTTTAGTAAAAAAGATTATGACAAAGCCATTGCTGATTTCACAAAGGCTATAGAGATAAATCCGGCATTTGCTGAAGGCTATCATGGTCGGGCATTAGTTTATGACGCCATGAAGGAGCACGATAAGGCTAAAGCCGATTATGCCAAAGCGGCGGAGATAGACGGCACACAGTAG
- a CDS encoding ABC transporter permease → MINRYGILSNARSAVSAVRAYRLRSFFCILSVSIAIASITAIVAAVEGAYKSAYELVDKFGPDTALIIGGGEVAKAAGYRYKTLTLTDSQAIRDAFMTAWLVLPVVIKQGTGVSHGSKKHQTLVLGSSEDYSRSWSWPVEEGSDFTADDIVSGASVCLLGVKVVRELFADKSPVGQTILVGQIPCKVTGVLADRTISQMGSDLNDRVIMPISTVMRKLLNESRYVSVIKVRFEDQENLKYHISELREFLRSRHGLKEDEDDDFKIVSADEIISFLVALTGSLVVFLGITGIVSLVVSGFVLANLFLLSVKERTREIGIRRAIGATKRDIFTMFLFEATLVTALGGFAGFFLGVIVSEILNAAADFPVHFSWKAFATGLTLSILTGIVFGIKPAGDAASLNPIEAIR, encoded by the coding sequence TTGATAAACCGCTACGGAATACTATCTAATGCACGCTCTGCTGTTTCAGCCGTCAGAGCATACCGGCTCAGGAGTTTTTTTTGCATACTCAGCGTCAGCATTGCCATTGCCTCGATAACCGCCATAGTGGCCGCAGTGGAGGGTGCGTATAAAAGCGCCTATGAGCTTGTTGATAAATTTGGTCCCGATACCGCCCTCATTATAGGTGGCGGAGAGGTTGCCAAAGCAGCAGGGTACAGATATAAAACCCTGACGCTTACCGATTCTCAGGCAATCCGTGACGCTTTTATGACGGCCTGGTTAGTCCTTCCTGTGGTTATAAAACAGGGAACCGGTGTCTCACACGGCAGTAAAAAACACCAGACTCTGGTTCTGGGCTCATCGGAGGACTACAGCAGGAGCTGGAGCTGGCCGGTTGAAGAAGGCTCTGACTTTACGGCGGATGATATTGTCTCAGGAGCAAGTGTCTGCCTGCTCGGGGTAAAAGTTGTCCGTGAACTCTTTGCAGATAAATCCCCGGTGGGGCAGACCATCCTGGTTGGACAAATACCATGTAAAGTCACAGGCGTACTTGCAGATAGAACGATCTCTCAGATGGGCTCCGACCTCAACGACAGAGTAATAATGCCCATTTCTACGGTTATGCGTAAATTACTTAATGAATCCCGCTACGTGTCGGTCATAAAGGTGCGCTTTGAAGATCAGGAAAATCTGAAATACCACATTAGTGAGTTAAGAGAATTCCTGAGGTCACGCCACGGTCTTAAAGAGGATGAAGACGACGATTTCAAAATAGTAAGCGCTGATGAGATAATATCTTTTCTGGTTGCTTTAACAGGCTCTTTAGTGGTTTTTTTAGGTATAACCGGTATAGTATCGTTAGTTGTGTCGGGGTTTGTGCTGGCAAATTTGTTTCTTCTTTCTGTTAAGGAAAGGACCCGTGAGATAGGAATACGAAGGGCTATAGGGGCAACAAAGAGAGATATTTTTACCATGTTTTTATTTGAGGCTACGCTGGTAACCGCACTGGGTGGATTTGCGGGTTTTTTTCTGGGAGTTATTGTATCTGAAATTCTTAATGCTGCAGCGGATTTCCCCGTCCATTTTTCATGGAAAGCCTTTGCAACAGGTCTTACCCTGTCAATTTTAACAGGCATTGTGTTTGGCATAAAACCGGCCGGAGATGCCGCATCCTTAAATCCCATTGAGGCAATACGTTGA
- a CDS encoding transposase, producing the protein MKNRRKFNNEFKSKVVIEALNGQRMANEIAQDFGIHVS; encoded by the coding sequence ATGAAAAATAGACGGAAGTTCAACAATGAGTTCAAGTCAAAAGTAGTGATAGAAGCCCTCAATGGCCAACGAATGGCAAATGAAATAGCTCAGGATTTTGGTATCCATGTGAGTTAG
- the hisD gene encoding histidinol dehydrogenase, producing the protein MEILSNRAQGTDSNVTEVVSEIIKNVKHTGDAALKQYTQQFDNVKLDKITIPESVIEQSARAVETKIVKALKLSIERIRRFHKKQREKSRRYCYKGAELGQLIRPLQRAGVYVPGGKAAYPSTVLMNVIPAQVAGVQEIALCVPTPWGELNPYVMRAILELGITEVYSVGGAQAVAAMAYGTESIKKVDKITGPGNMYVAEAKKQVFGVVDIDMIAGPSEILIVSDEGGDPEFIAADLLSQAEHDEMASSVLITTSKEVLDNVKKILISKLETLERKEIAQKSLSNFGALVYANDLKQAFEYSNEIAPEHLEIMVKNPDECLDKVKNAGAVFLGKFSAEPLGDYTAGPNHTLPTNGTSRFFSPLGVYDFIKRTSYIKFSETGFLNIADAVYDLATCEGLHGHADSVLVRKNRLKVK; encoded by the coding sequence ATGGAAATTCTCAGCAACAGAGCTCAGGGGACTGACTCAAATGTGACGGAGGTGGTCAGTGAGATTATCAAAAATGTAAAGCACACCGGTGATGCGGCACTAAAACAATATACGCAGCAATTTGATAATGTTAAGCTCGATAAAATAACAATACCGGAGAGTGTTATTGAGCAAAGTGCCCGGGCAGTGGAAACAAAAATTGTAAAAGCACTAAAACTTTCCATAGAGCGGATAAGGCGTTTTCATAAGAAACAGCGGGAAAAGAGCCGGCGGTATTGTTACAAGGGCGCTGAGTTAGGGCAGTTGATAAGGCCCTTACAGCGCGCAGGGGTGTATGTGCCGGGGGGCAAGGCAGCCTATCCTTCAACTGTGCTTATGAATGTAATCCCGGCGCAGGTTGCCGGAGTGCAGGAGATTGCCCTGTGTGTGCCCACGCCGTGGGGAGAGCTTAACCCATACGTTATGAGAGCAATCCTTGAGTTGGGAATAACTGAGGTATATTCCGTGGGAGGCGCTCAGGCTGTAGCCGCTATGGCATATGGAACTGAGAGCATAAAAAAGGTGGATAAAATTACAGGCCCCGGAAATATGTACGTAGCCGAGGCTAAAAAACAGGTTTTCGGTGTGGTTGATATAGATATGATAGCGGGGCCCTCTGAGATTCTAATAGTGTCGGATGAAGGCGGCGACCCTGAATTTATAGCTGCTGATTTGCTTAGTCAGGCCGAGCACGATGAAATGGCCTCCTCTGTGCTGATAACGACCTCAAAAGAGGTGCTTGATAATGTTAAAAAAATATTAATAAGTAAGCTGGAGACTTTAGAAAGAAAAGAAATAGCACAGAAATCCCTCAGTAATTTCGGAGCGCTGGTTTATGCTAATGATTTGAAGCAGGCGTTTGAGTATTCAAATGAGATTGCGCCGGAGCATCTGGAGATAATGGTTAAAAACCCTGATGAGTGTCTGGATAAGGTTAAAAATGCGGGAGCGGTGTTTTTAGGAAAATTTTCAGCTGAGCCTCTGGGGGACTATACAGCAGGGCCAAACCATACGCTTCCCACAAACGGTACATCACGGTTCTTCTCGCCCCTTGGTGTTTATGACTTTATAAAGCGTACAAGTTATATAAAATTCTCGGAGACCGGCTTTTTAAATATTGCCGATGCCGTATATGACCTTGCCACTTGCGAGGGACTACACGGCCACGCCGACTCTGTGCTGGTCAGAAAAAACCGCCTTAAGGTGAAATAG
- a CDS encoding isoamylase early set domain-containing protein, with product MTKDTQGEKDRTAAKDADTTDEPQLTGLIKNYVPGTNVCKVTFMLPKEATENAQKVTLTGDFNDWDTEATPLTKDKYGVFSVTVELEAETEHQYKFLIDAERWENDWNADRYEKSCLGEFENSVVELYRN from the coding sequence ATGACAAAAGATACCCAAGGGGAAAAGGACAGAACCGCAGCTAAAGACGCTGATACCACAGATGAGCCGCAATTAACCGGATTAATAAAAAACTATGTGCCCGGCACCAATGTGTGCAAGGTTACTTTTATGCTTCCTAAAGAGGCCACAGAAAATGCCCAAAAGGTAACTTTAACCGGTGATTTTAATGACTGGGACACCGAGGCTACACCGCTTACAAAAGATAAGTACGGGGTATTTTCCGTTACTGTTGAATTAGAGGCCGAAACAGAGCACCAATACAAGTTTTTAATAGACGCAGAGCGCTGGGAAAACGACTGGAATGCCGACAGATACGAAAAAAGCTGTCTGGGTGAATTTGAAAATTCGGTAGTGGAGTTATACAGAAATTAG
- the nadD gene encoding nicotinate-nucleotide adenylyltransferase produces MDNLRSLGLFGGTFNPVHYGHLRAAEEARAAFSLDKVIFIPSCNPPLKKHELAMPTDRLEMARLATQSNGCFEVSDLECKREGPSYTVCTLEEVVKDYGGRCNLFFILGLDSFLDIPAWYQAETVISLVNFIVLTRPPLNENAVLQSPYVVERSSEPESTNVVKVKLKSRREAFLLKITSIDISSTRIRQLISSGESVKYLLPENVQSYIIHKGLYK; encoded by the coding sequence GTGGATAACCTAAGAAGTTTGGGACTATTTGGCGGCACCTTTAACCCTGTCCACTATGGGCACCTCAGGGCGGCGGAAGAGGCGAGGGCCGCCTTTTCACTTGATAAGGTGATTTTTATACCCTCTTGTAATCCGCCGTTGAAGAAGCATGAGCTTGCCATGCCGACGGACAGACTTGAAATGGCAAGGCTGGCCACACAAAGCAACGGCTGCTTTGAGGTCTCAGACCTCGAATGCAAACGTGAAGGGCCTTCTTATACAGTGTGCACTCTTGAGGAGGTAGTTAAAGATTATGGTGGCCGCTGCAATCTATTCTTTATACTGGGACTTGATTCCTTTTTAGATATTCCCGCCTGGTATCAGGCTGAAACTGTTATCTCTCTGGTTAACTTCATAGTGCTTACCAGGCCGCCGCTGAATGAAAATGCAGTTTTACAATCCCCATATGTTGTGGAGAGGTCATCAGAGCCGGAGAGCACAAATGTTGTAAAAGTTAAGTTAAAAAGCCGGCGGGAGGCATTCTTGCTAAAAATAACATCCATTGATATTTCCTCAACCCGCATAAGACAATTAATCAGCAGCGGGGAAAGCGTAAAATACCTCTTGCCTGAAAACGTGCAATCATATATAATTCATAAGGGATTGTATAAATAA
- the rsfS gene encoding ribosome silencing factor — MENTEKHLKEIVESLSEKKGDEVVVLDLRGLTPIADFFVICTGGSTSHIKALADSVESKLKERKIKPLHIEGQKNYSWVILDYGDILIHIFNPEARAYYELERFWLDARRVYFDEVPKQEAFAR; from the coding sequence TTGGAAAATACGGAAAAGCATTTAAAAGAGATTGTTGAGTCTCTTTCAGAGAAGAAAGGTGACGAGGTGGTTGTACTTGATCTGAGGGGACTTACTCCGATAGCAGATTTTTTTGTTATTTGCACAGGGGGCTCAACCTCACACATAAAGGCTCTGGCCGATAGTGTGGAAAGCAAACTGAAAGAAAGAAAAATCAAACCTCTGCACATAGAGGGACAGAAAAACTACAGCTGGGTAATTCTGGACTACGGCGACATCCTGATTCACATATTTAATCCTGAGGCAAGAGCGTATTACGAGTTGGAAAGATTCTGGCTTGACGCCCGCAGGGTTTACTTTGATGAAGTTCCTAAACAGGAAGCTTTTGCACGCTGA
- a CDS encoding nucleoside:proton symporter — MLRGLFGITILLLFSWIISENRKEIKFKPVISGIILQVLFVLLILKVPVFKVFFQLLNKAVQVLEKSTQAGTTLVFGYLGGGKLPFAETIPGGSFVLAFQSLPMVLIVSALSSLLFHWRILPYIVRGFSYVLQKTMSIGGAVGLSTSANVFLGMVESPLFVKPYLREMSRGELFAVMSTGMAGIAGTVMVLYASILGRVIPDVLGQILLASVISAIASLVFSFIMVPPVGKPASGDITVPRTARSSLDAVVKGTEEGIGLLINIIATLIVFVALVHFTNYGLSSLLPSFYGEPLTLQRISGLIMAPVVWVIGVPWTEAVTAGSLMGTKTILNEFVAYIDLANLPEEALNPKSRIIMLYALCGFANLGSLGILIAGLSSMVPEKKDVIISLGFKSIISGTLASCMTGAVIGMFY; from the coding sequence ATGTTAAGAGGGTTGTTTGGAATCACGATACTGCTTCTTTTTTCCTGGATTATTAGCGAAAACAGAAAGGAGATAAAATTTAAACCTGTGATTTCAGGCATAATCCTTCAGGTATTGTTCGTATTGTTGATTTTAAAAGTACCTGTTTTCAAAGTTTTTTTTCAATTATTAAATAAAGCAGTGCAGGTTTTGGAGAAATCCACTCAGGCCGGTACAACACTGGTGTTTGGTTACTTAGGTGGCGGCAAACTTCCCTTTGCCGAGACGATACCGGGGGGCTCCTTTGTACTGGCCTTTCAGTCGCTTCCGATGGTACTGATTGTTAGTGCTTTATCGTCACTGCTGTTTCACTGGCGCATATTACCATACATTGTGAGGGGGTTTTCTTACGTCCTTCAGAAAACCATGAGTATAGGCGGCGCAGTGGGGTTAAGTACCTCGGCTAATGTTTTTTTGGGGATGGTTGAATCACCGCTTTTTGTTAAACCATATTTGAGGGAGATGTCACGAGGTGAGCTCTTTGCAGTTATGTCAACAGGCATGGCAGGCATTGCCGGTACGGTTATGGTGTTATATGCAAGCATTTTAGGCCGGGTGATTCCGGATGTTTTAGGGCAAATTCTTCTTGCCTCGGTAATAAGTGCTATAGCATCCCTTGTGTTTTCTTTTATAATGGTGCCACCGGTTGGTAAGCCGGCAAGCGGTGACATTACCGTCCCACGGACTGCACGCAGCTCACTGGATGCTGTGGTTAAGGGCACGGAGGAGGGTATCGGCCTGTTAATAAACATAATAGCCACACTCATAGTCTTTGTTGCGCTTGTGCATTTTACAAACTATGGGCTTTCTTCTTTATTGCCGTCTTTTTACGGAGAGCCGTTGACATTGCAGCGGATTTCAGGCTTAATTATGGCCCCTGTTGTGTGGGTTATCGGAGTGCCGTGGACTGAGGCTGTGACAGCGGGCTCTCTTATGGGAACAAAAACTATATTAAATGAATTTGTAGCCTACATTGACCTTGCCAATCTGCCTGAGGAAGCGCTTAACCCTAAAAGCCGCATCATTATGCTTTATGCCCTGTGCGGCTTTGCTAATTTGGGAAGCCTCGGCATACTTATTGCGGGCCTTAGTTCGATGGTCCCTGAAAAAAAGGACGTAATTATCTCCCTCGGCTTTAAATCCATCATCTCAGGCACCCTCGCCTCCTGTATGACCGGTGCGGTTATAGGTATGTTTTATTAA
- a CDS encoding DUF5618 family protein, with translation MAHRVKKHTPGEALRYLANAKELLSQSPIEGNFYLDKKPVREAFGTAYLAMLEAINEVLIGKGFTSKELPKSVDGYRAALQKHLSVSNGKLLTEFERLYDALHIAGYYRGLITSTSMVKDALKDTEAFIKKVTG, from the coding sequence TTGGCACATCGAGTGAAGAAACACACACCAGGAGAGGCTTTAAGGTATTTGGCCAATGCAAAGGAATTATTGAGTCAATCGCCGATAGAGGGTAACTTCTACCTTGACAAGAAGCCTGTAAGGGAGGCTTTCGGTACGGCCTATTTAGCCATGCTTGAAGCTATTAACGAGGTGTTAATAGGGAAAGGCTTTACTTCAAAGGAACTGCCTAAATCAGTAGATGGATACAGAGCAGCTTTACAAAAACATCTTTCTGTGAGTAACGGGAAACTTCTGACGGAATTTGAACGTCTTTATGACGCTCTGCATATAGCTGGCTATTATCGAGGCTTAATCACCAGCACGAGTATGGTTAAAGACGCTTTAAAAGATACAGAAGCGTTTATAAAGAAGGTAACCGGCTAA
- a CDS encoding HEPN domain-containing protein, with amino-acid sequence MIFKWSEYIELSEQLINNGESSDIKSAYYRTSISRSYYGVYCIAKDKVEEYLGDKVPKGDSHTFVHDKFNYSSGRIAKKIGLDLQRLHIERKKADYDASEIFEKEQAKTILKQAKSLLKLYNDPNLKIDSRH; translated from the coding sequence ATGATATTTAAATGGTCTGAGTATATTGAACTGTCAGAGCAGCTTATTAATAACGGAGAGAGTTCTGATATAAAGTCTGCCTATTATAGAACTTCTATCAGCCGATCTTATTATGGTGTTTATTGTATTGCAAAAGACAAAGTTGAAGAATATCTTGGAGATAAAGTTCCAAAAGGAGATTCACACACATTCGTGCATGACAAATTCAATTATTCATCCGGGAGAATAGCAAAAAAAATAGGATTAGATTTACAAAGGCTACACATAGAACGTAAAAAAGCCGACTATGACGCTTCAGAAATATTTGAAAAAGAACAGGCTAAAACAATATTGAAACAGGCTAAAAGCTTATTAAAATTATACAATGACCCTAATTTGAAAATTGACTCAAGACATTAA
- a CDS encoding DUF4209 domain-containing protein — protein sequence MDNLVKELSEDLDKADIQPYQIYQARNQLRLFSEKYKSELSQEDEKAIESFKKVFFFDVRGQHNPSTEDKSRFYTKTGGDIELQENELIFINEVSTLLNHYIIAPFLDDILIESKDKLKNYKGINVITLAQRTIDRYLIQVTELKKKPEAERPEFWHLAIMDSLDRALELSLKFNQQDKIVQTLVILKELGKSFHLAMDWRWLFPVVQSYVRVIDNKTYSSLVSDKEYIKSWAEECANGFANADGLLHLIYSANNLSARIGKLLGEEEPERRAKNKSVEQIAMAAHQRAENGDYISASIILDMAIILAEAGDDHETMKKLSAQKTRYFQQAEQAGQFSKHEFELKLGEKQTKEFLTPFRQAESLEKAIGILIGYPGIVPDYDSLEKMFTCNPPLSSLIAQNVIIGRMGTQIAGEGLKRTGIDLQKKIFLSNHVQMRAHLFLELAFLYLEKEKNLNDTEFNKYLGSWKFMHQENKSIVEHGVKKHFEKDYISALHILVPQFEGILRRTFHNAGYNVVVPEYTKDEGISIKEQTFGAFLMREDIKNVLGEYLSRHFYFVFCDSTGLNLRNNIAHGIIRHELLTSGISCLVLHCFLLLTNLKNKDD from the coding sequence ATGGATAATTTGGTAAAAGAACTTTCAGAAGATTTAGATAAAGCAGATATCCAGCCCTATCAAATATATCAAGCACGTAATCAATTGCGATTATTTTCTGAAAAATATAAAAGTGAATTGTCACAGGAAGATGAAAAAGCAATAGAATCATTTAAAAAAGTCTTTTTCTTTGATGTCAGAGGACAGCACAATCCATCAACAGAAGATAAATCTCGTTTCTATACAAAAACAGGTGGGGATATTGAATTACAAGAAAATGAACTTATATTTATAAATGAAGTTTCCACTTTACTTAATCATTATATTATTGCACCTTTTTTGGATGATATTTTGATTGAATCGAAGGACAAATTAAAAAATTATAAAGGCATTAACGTCATTACTCTAGCACAAAGAACAATTGACCGCTATCTTATTCAAGTAACGGAACTTAAAAAGAAACCTGAAGCTGAACGGCCGGAGTTTTGGCATCTTGCCATTATGGATTCTTTGGATAGAGCCCTTGAATTAAGTTTGAAGTTCAATCAACAAGATAAGATTGTTCAGACTCTGGTAATTCTAAAGGAACTCGGAAAGAGTTTTCATTTGGCAATGGACTGGAGATGGTTGTTTCCTGTTGTTCAATCATATGTCCGCGTTATTGACAACAAAACATATTCCAGCCTTGTATCGGATAAGGAATATATAAAAAGTTGGGCTGAGGAATGTGCCAATGGATTTGCTAATGCTGATGGCTTATTACATCTAATATACTCCGCAAACAATTTATCGGCAAGGATCGGCAAATTGTTAGGAGAAGAGGAGCCGGAGAGACGAGCAAAAAATAAGAGTGTTGAACAAATTGCTATGGCAGCGCATCAGCGTGCAGAAAATGGCGATTATATATCAGCTTCAATAATACTGGACATGGCAATTATATTAGCGGAAGCAGGCGATGACCATGAAACCATGAAAAAGTTGTCCGCTCAGAAGACAAGATACTTTCAACAGGCGGAACAGGCAGGTCAATTCTCGAAACATGAATTTGAATTAAAATTAGGGGAAAAACAGACCAAAGAGTTTCTTACCCCATTTCGGCAAGCTGAATCACTTGAAAAAGCGATAGGCATCTTGATAGGTTATCCTGGTATTGTGCCGGATTATGATAGTTTGGAGAAAATGTTCACCTGTAATCCTCCTTTATCCAGTTTAATCGCACAGAATGTAATCATTGGTAGAATGGGAACTCAAATTGCTGGTGAGGGATTAAAAAGAACAGGCATTGACTTGCAAAAAAAGATTTTTTTGTCTAATCATGTTCAGATGAGGGCTCATCTTTTTTTGGAATTAGCTTTCCTATATTTAGAGAAAGAGAAAAATCTCAATGACACTGAATTTAACAAATACCTTGGTTCATGGAAGTTTATGCATCAGGAAAACAAATCAATTGTGGAGCATGGTGTAAAGAAGCACTTTGAAAAGGATTACATTAGTGCTCTTCATATCCTGGTACCACAGTTCGAGGGTATACTACGCAGGACATTTCATAATGCTGGATATAATGTAGTCGTGCCTGAGTATACAAAAGATGAAGGGATAAGCATCAAGGAACAAACATTTGGTGCTTTTTTAATGCGGGAGGATATCAAGAATGTTCTGGGTGAATATCTAAGCAGGCATTTTTATTTTGTTTTCTGCGATTCAACCGGATTAAATTTAAGAAACAACATAGCTCATGGCATTATAAGGCATGAGCTTTTAACTTCCGGAATTAGCTGTCTTGTTTTACATTGTTTTCTATTATTAACAAATTTAAAAAACAAGGATGATTAA
- a CDS encoding ABC transporter permease, with product MKPLWLREYAPGNFILNLKIAVKSLGNFKLRTALAIMGAVLGSLSITVVSNVSLSMKIKTERELASFGKNLIVVRSGQMKGHGRPNVMADSPKLTLLDAAAIKEQSSFIKETAAISSRSFPVRYGNTTLPGAVVMGVSEEYFKIRDLKLSSGALFTQAHSQSLQRVVVIGSNIAERFLPDGDSLGKYIYIQRVPCEVIGVAAPMGVDFSEINQDNLVYLPLQTFLRRFTNTLKLTSIHVQGADKTSTEPLKEQIQRILKERHGIKEGEQNDFTVFTLKDISLMQDKTIRIVKILGLCAATASYSISAIGILSIMALMVMERRVEIGIRRAVGAGKKDIVAQFIVESSFISISGGLAGLMLGILITTGISYFSELPFSVSIEGVVLALVCCTLTGVVSGVYPSMRALKIAPVNIAQN from the coding sequence TTGAAACCTCTTTGGCTGCGTGAGTATGCACCCGGAAACTTTATTCTTAACCTTAAAATTGCAGTGAAATCCCTGGGTAACTTTAAATTAAGAACCGCCCTTGCCATAATGGGCGCAGTCCTTGGATCGCTCTCAATAACCGTGGTATCAAACGTATCCTTATCGATGAAGATAAAAACAGAGCGGGAACTCGCCTCCTTCGGTAAAAACCTGATTGTAGTCAGAAGTGGGCAGATGAAAGGCCATGGCAGGCCAAATGTAATGGCTGACTCTCCAAAACTGACTCTCCTTGATGCCGCAGCCATAAAGGAGCAATCCTCATTTATTAAAGAGACGGCTGCCATTTCAAGCAGATCGTTTCCCGTCCGCTACGGTAATACCACGCTTCCCGGGGCTGTCGTAATGGGTGTATCTGAGGAATATTTTAAAATCAGGGACCTTAAACTCAGCAGTGGTGCCCTCTTTACACAAGCCCACTCTCAATCACTTCAGAGAGTGGTTGTCATTGGTTCAAACATAGCGGAGAGATTTTTACCAGATGGAGATTCCCTGGGAAAATACATATACATTCAGAGAGTACCATGTGAGGTTATAGGGGTGGCTGCGCCGATGGGGGTGGATTTTTCCGAGATAAATCAGGATAACCTCGTTTATCTGCCGCTTCAGACTTTTCTTAGAAGATTCACAAACACATTAAAGCTCACCAGTATTCATGTGCAAGGAGCTGATAAGACCTCAACAGAGCCGCTTAAGGAACAAATACAGAGGATACTGAAAGAGCGCCACGGCATAAAAGAGGGTGAGCAAAATGATTTTACTGTCTTTACTCTGAAAGATATAAGTCTGATGCAGGATAAAACGATCCGTATAGTTAAAATTCTGGGACTGTGTGCAGCAACGGCATCCTATTCGATAAGCGCTATCGGAATACTTTCCATAATGGCTTTAATGGTGATGGAACGCCGTGTTGAAATCGGAATAAGGAGGGCGGTGGGAGCCGGAAAAAAAGATATTGTGGCTCAATTTATAGTGGAGTCATCATTTATCTCAATAAGTGGAGGGCTTGCAGGGCTTATGCTCGGCATTTTGATAACAACAGGGATAAGTTATTTTTCGGAACTTCCCTTTAGTGTTTCTATTGAAGGGGTTGTGCTTGCACTAGTCTGCTGCACGTTGACAGGTGTAGTGTCAGGGGTCTATCCCTCAATGAGGGCACTAAAGATAGCTCCTGTAAATATTGCACAAAACTAA
- a CDS encoding flagellin FliC: MGFVINTNIMSINSQRNLKKTQGPLQDAMARLSSGYRINSAKDDAAGLAISTRMSTQIRGLTVSVRNANDGLSMVQTAEGSMDEITEDLQRIRELGVQAMSGQYGVTDISYMQKEVNVLVEEIGRIAEQTKFNGVRLLAGNFDSRLHTSFAASDSQIRVHIGSMNTDALGGPIFTQTGKNGPLLFLKDIHTATTTGVNGIGDGAFVSGAGFGFPPNYSFTASSTIAYTGISSLQVADSTTQTGFRSQASNVIAIIDSALNFVTSSKADMGAKANQFEACVRNIDNTLETTQAARSRIIDADFASETANLTKSMILQQSGISVLAQANSAPQNVLALLK; this comes from the coding sequence ATGGGTTTCGTTATTAACACAAATATAATGTCCATTAACTCACAGCGTAATTTAAAGAAAACTCAGGGACCGCTGCAGGATGCTATGGCTAGGCTGTCATCCGGGTACAGGATAAATTCGGCTAAAGACGACGCAGCAGGTCTTGCAATATCAACAAGAATGAGCACTCAGATACGGGGCCTGACCGTATCGGTAAGAAACGCCAACGATGGTTTGTCTATGGTTCAAACTGCAGAGGGCTCAATGGATGAAATAACCGAGGACCTTCAGAGAATACGAGAGCTTGGTGTGCAGGCAATGAGCGGCCAGTATGGAGTAACAGATATATCTTACATGCAGAAAGAGGTAAATGTACTTGTTGAGGAGATTGGTAGAATAGCTGAACAGACTAAATTTAACGGAGTGCGATTGCTGGCCGGTAACTTTGATTCGAGACTTCATACAAGCTTTGCCGCCAGTGATTCCCAGATAAGGGTACATATCGGCTCAATGAACACAGATGCCCTGGGCGGTCCCATATTTACACAAACCGGAAAGAACGGACCGCTACTGTTTTTAAAAGATATTCATACAGCGACCACAACAGGAGTAAACGGGATAGGTGATGGTGCTTTTGTAAGCGGCGCAGGCTTTGGCTTTCCGCCCAATTACAGCTTTACAGCCTCAAGCACAATTGCTTACACCGGCATATCATCACTACAGGTGGCGGATTCAACTACACAGACGGGTTTCAGGTCTCAGGCATCAAACGTTATAGCCATTATTGACTCTGCACTTAATTTTGTGACAAGTTCAAAGGCCGATATGGGCGCTAAGGCTAACCAGTTTGAAGCCTGCGTCAGAAACATAGACAACACACTGGAGACGACACAGGCGGCAAGGTCAAGGATAATAGATGCCGACTTTGCCTCAGAGACGGCAAATCTTACTAAGTCCATGATTTTACAACAGTCCGGCATATCAGTGTTGGCCCAGGCAAATTCGGCCCCGCAAAATGTGCTTGCTCTGTTGAAATAG